The Halotia branconii CENA392 region TTTGGAAGTAGCACAGATTTTATTAGCTGGGCCAGGAGGTGGACTACAACAACTAGATGAGTTTTTTACTCAAAGATTAAGCTTGCCAACTATCCAAATAGATCCAATTGGGTCTTTGTCGTTGGAAGTTGATCAACAAAAGTACCCCATGTTAGGACGTTCTGGCTTAGCAGTAGTACTTGGTCTAGGCATGAGGGAGGTTTAACAGCATGTACAGTCTAGATATTAACTTTCTCAAAGACCGCGCAATTCACGTTTCTAGTCCTCAAAAACGGGAAGGAATCAAGCTTCCAGTCGGGGATTTAACACCAATTTATGTGGGAGCTACTTTAGGGATTTGTCTACCACTTTTTGTGTTAACTGGTTGGTGGTTTTTACAAGCTAAAAATAGCGAATTAGAACAGACAATAGCACAATTAGATCAGCAAAACAAGCAGTTAGACACGGAAATAGGAAACATTAATAAAATCCGGGAAGAGACGAATCAAGTTAAAGCGTCAACCCAGAGTTTAGTTAGCGTATTTGACCAGATTCGTCCTTGGTCAGCTATGTTACAAGATTTGCGCGATCGCATCCCAGCGACGGTACAAATTGATAACATCAAGCAAATTCCACCCGCACCCGCAGCGGAAGGTAAACCATCACCCAATCCCGCTGGGGGACTAGAAATTAACGGCTTGGCTCGTTCTTATAATGATGTCAATGATTTCTTGTTGATTTTGCAACAGTCTCAGTTCTTAAAGTCTTCAGAAAGCAAAATTATCTCAGCCAATTTAGTAGATGCACCACTACCACCAAACGCCGCTAGTTCTAATAATGCTGTAGTGATTAAACCACCCCAAATAGTTAAATATACTATCCAATCTAGTCTAAGTGATGTTCCAGCTTCTGAACTTATGCGGGAGTTAGAAAAAAAAGGCACAGTGGGTCTAGTGGCTCGTATTCGTAATATGCAACAAATAGGAGTCATTCCAAAATGACACTGAGTGATGATTTAAATTTTGCCGAACAAGCCGGAGATTTAGATTCAGGCGCATCAAGCTATCCCGTTCTTTTTGGTCTGACTTTCACCCCGCAAATCATTGGGGTTTTGGTAGGAGTTGCAGGAATTACTGGGGCATTTTACATACTTTTAAATATGGTGATGCCAGCTTGGGATAACTATCAGCAACAGCAAGCCAAAAGCA contains the following coding sequences:
- a CDS encoding PilN domain-containing protein, which gives rise to MYSLDINFLKDRAIHVSSPQKREGIKLPVGDLTPIYVGATLGICLPLFVLTGWWFLQAKNSELEQTIAQLDQQNKQLDTEIGNINKIREETNQVKASTQSLVSVFDQIRPWSAMLQDLRDRIPATVQIDNIKQIPPAPAAEGKPSPNPAGGLEINGLARSYNDVNDFLLILQQSQFLKSSESKIISANLVDAPLPPNAASSNNAVVIKPPQIVKYTIQSSLSDVPASELMRELEKKGTVGLVARIRNMQQIGVIPK